A single Drechmeria coniospora strain ARSEF 6962 chromosome 03, whole genome shotgun sequence DNA region contains:
- a CDS encoding DNA repair helicase RAD3 — MSEIEKALVELKSLMKYRAEQLGHEEDFRGLGLTSRKNLCLHPSVKREKSGSVVDSRCRSLTAGFVKEKKNRGENVDVCVYHDNLDLLEPHNLIPNGIWTFDDILRYGEEHKQCPYFTARRMMQYCNIVIFSYHYLLDPKIAERVSRDFSKDCIVVFDEAHNIDNVCIESLSTDITEDSLRKATRGAQNLEQKISEMRDTDQERLQSEYQKLVEGLREANENRMEDAFMSNPVLPDDLLKEAVPGNIRRAEHFVTFLKRFIEYLKTRMKVRQVISETPPSFLAHLKEHTFIETKPLKFCAERLTSLVRTLELTNIEDYQPLQEVATFATLVATYEKGFLLILEPYESDTAEVPNPILHFTCLDAAIAIRPVFERFYSVIITSGTISPLEMYPKMLNFATVIQESYSMTLARRSFLPMIVTRGSDQASISTSFQVRNEPSVVRNYGTLLTEFAKITPDGLVVFFPSYLYMESIISMWQGMGILDEAWKYKLILVETPDAQETSLALETYRTACCNGRGAILLCVARGKVSEGIDFDHQYGRTVLCIGVPFQYTESRILKARLEFLRETYRIKENDFLSFDAMRHAAQCLGRVLRGKDDYGIMVLADRRFQKKRSQLPKWINQGLLDAETNLSTDMAVSSAKRFLRTMAQPFRAKDQEGISTWGYKDLQQHVEKLDAGRRREEEGMARSLAAQDVSSLLYEHDNLDQEMEDLNDF, encoded by the exons ATGTCCGAGATCGAAAAGGCCTTGGTCGAGTTAAAGTCGTTGATGAAGTATCGCGCAGAGCAGCTCGGGCACGAGGAGGACTTCCGCGGGCTTGGACTCACAAGTCGAAAGAACTTGTGCCTCCATCCCTCCGTTAAGCGTGAAAAGAGCGGTTCCGTCGTCGATTCTCGTTGTAGGAGCCTGACAGCAGGTTTTGTCAAGGAAAAGAAGAATCGTGGAGAAAATGTCGACGTCTGTGTCTATCACGAT AATCTCGATCTTCTCGAGCCGCATAATCTGATTCCCAATGGAATTTGGACCTTTGATGATATTCTGCGCTACGGGGAAGAACACAAGCAATGCCCGTACTTCACGGCCCGGCGAATG ATGCAATACTGCAACATTGTCATCTTCTCATATCACTATCTCCTAGATCCAAAGATTGCCGAGCGAGTATCCCGAGACTTCTCCAAGGACTGCATAGTTGTTTTTGACGAGGCGCACAACATTGACAACGTCTGTATTGAATCACTGAGTACCGACATCACTGAAGATTCCCTGCGCAAAGCAACCCGAGGGGCGCAGAATCTGGAACAGAAGATTTCCGAAATGCGAGACACAGACCAGGAGAGGCTTCAATCCGAATACCAGAAGCTTGTCGAGGGACTGCGGGAAGCAAATGAGAACCGCATGGAGGATGCGTTCATGTCCAATCCAG TCCTACCCGATGACCTTCTGAAGGAAGCTGTGCCTGGTAACATCAGGCGTGCGGAGCACTTCGTGACCTTTCTCAAGAGATTTATCGAGTATCTAAAG ACCCGAATGAAAGTTCGCCAAGTAATCTCGGAAACACCGCCATCATTTCTTGCCCATCTGAAGGAGCATACATTCATCGAAACAAAACCACTCAAGTTCTGTGCGGAGCGCTTGACATCTCTAGTGCGAACTCTGGAGTTGACAAACATTGAGGACTATCAGCCACTGCAGGAAGTGGCTACCTTTGCAACATTGGTCGCTACGTATGAGAAAGGCTTCCTACTGATCCTTGAGCCTTACGAATCCGACACCGCCGAAGTCCCGAACCCCATATTGCATTTCAcctgcctcgacgccgcaATCGCAATTCGGCCAGTTTTTGAGAGATTTTACTCCGTCATCATCACCTCGGGTACCATCTCGCCACTTGAGATGTACCCAAAGATGTTAAACTTCGCAACAGTGATACAAGAGTCATACAGCATGACGTTGGCACGAAGATCATTTTTGCCGATGATAGTGACGAGAGGGAGTGACCAAGCCTCAATATCGACAAGTTTCCAAGTCCGAAATGAGCCGAGCGTGGTGCGCAACTACGGCACCCTGCTGACTGAGTTTGCGAAGATCACCCCCGACGGCTTGGTCGTGTTCTTCCCGTCGTACCTATATATGGAATCCATCATCAGCATGTGGCAGGGCATGGGCATCTTGGATGAAGCGTGGAAGTACAAGCTGATACTTGTCGAAACCCCCGACGCACAAGAGACGTCCTTGGCGCTGGAAACGTATCGGACAGCCTGCTGCAACGGCAGGGGGGCTATTCTCTTGTGTGTCGCTCGAGGGAAGGTCTCCGAAGGCATCGATTTCGATCACCAATACGGCCGAACAGTGTTGTGCATCGGAGTTCCGTTCCAGTACACAGAGTCTCGAATCTTGAAAGCGAGGCTTGAGTTTTTGCGAGAGACCTATCGCATCAAGGAGAACGACTTCCTGTCATTCGATGCTATGCGGCATGCCGCACAATGTCTAGGTCGGGTGTTGCGAGGCAAAGACGACTATGGAATCATGGTGCTTGCTGATCGTCGATTCCAGAAGAAGCGGTCGCAGCTGCCCAAGTGGATAAACCaaggcctcctcgacgccgaaaCCAACCTAAGCACGGACATGGCCGTAAGCAGTGCGAAGAGGTTCTTGAGAACAATGGCCCAGCCATTCCGGGCCAAGGATCAGGAAGGGATCAGCACTTGGGGTTACAAAGATCTCCAGCAGCACGTCGAGAAGCTGGATGCCGGGAGGAGACGGGAGGAAGAGGGAATGGCGAGAAGCCTGGCAGCACAGGATGTGTCCAGTCTCCTCTATGAACATGACAATCTGGACCAAGAGATGGAGGACTTGAACGACTTCTAA